CTACACCACAAAACTAGTTGAGGATAAATTCTTTAATTTTATCTGTAAGCGTCCTCCAATTACGTGTGATACCTTAAGCTTTCCAATCATGTGACGCGTCAGTTGAAGAACGTGAGGAAACATGTCAACCAACCCAGAGATCGCGGACCCTCCTAATACTTTTAAGTCAGCAGTATGGCAACATTTCGGCTACCCGGTGGAGAACAAGGATGGCAATCGTGTAGTTGACAAGACCCACACAATTTGCCGTAAGTGTTTCAAGAAGCTTCCCCAACCGGCCGGCAACACAACCAACATGCAGATGCATATCTTAAGGCACCATCCCGACATCAGTTTAGCTTGTGCACAGAAAACAACCCAACAGCAGCAGTCTACACTGCCTAGTTTATTCCAAGCAAAGTTTCCAGCCAATTCAGATCGAGCACAAAAAATTACAGATGCAATTGGAATTTTTATGTCACTGGATATGCGCCCCTTTTCGGTTGTTGAAAACGAGGGATTCAAGTATTTACTTAGTGTGCTCGAGCCCCGTTATGCATTACCAAGCCGGGCGCATTTCTCTCAAAATGTGCTACCAAAACTTCTGGAGAAAACAAAGGCTAAGGTGGAGGAAGGGTTGAGTACTGCTGTATCCATCGCAATCACCACCGATGGATGGACGTCCCGTGCCACAGACAGCTATATGACCATAACTGCACACTATATTACGGCCGATTGGCAAATAGCAAACCCCGTCCTCCAAACACGCGCTGTGTATGAGAGCCATACAAGCGACCATTTATCGGAAATACTTAAAGAGGCTGTGATAGATTGGAAAATCAGCAGAACAAACGTCCCCGTTCCCGTGACAACAGACAACGCCAGAAATATTGCCAACGCTGTCGAAGCGGCCGGATTTTCACCGCATATACGATGCTTTGCTCACACTGTTAATCTGGCTGCGCAGAGAGGGATGGGCGTTCACCACATGTCCCGACTCCTCGGCAGAGTGAGGAAAGTGGTCACGTTTTTCCACCGCAGCACAACAGCTGCAGCTGTGTTGAAGGAGAAACAGGTGATGCTACAGCTGCCCTTACACAAGCTGGTCCAGGATGTGGCTACTAGGTGGAACTCGAGCCATGACATGCTCGAACGCTACCTTGAGCAGCAGGCTGCGGTTTTCTCTGCATTAACAGACAAGAGTGTCAAGAAGAACATTAAAGACATCATCACTCTGTCTGATGATGATGTGAAACTAGCTGAGGACGTGGTCCAGGTTCTTAAACCTTTGAAAACCGTGACTACCCTCATGAGCACTGAGCAGATGCCAACTATTTCAATGATCGTGCCATTGAAACACAGAATCCTGGCCTCCATGAAGCACAGTGTCTCTGACTCAACAGTAGTGAAAGACATCAAAACTGCTATTGCACATGACTTCGAGGACAGATACCCTGATTCGGATAGGGCACTAATTCAGTTTCTTCATATGAGCACTGCACTCGACCCCCGTTTCAAATCTCTACCTTTCCTTGATGAGACCACCCATGACACAATCTTCAAGAGTCTGA
This genomic stretch from Megalobrama amblycephala isolate DHTTF-2021 linkage group LG2, ASM1881202v1, whole genome shotgun sequence harbors:
- the LOC125262701 gene encoding E3 SUMO-protein ligase ZBED1 — encoded protein: MSTNPEIADPPNTFKSAVWQHFGYPVENKDGNRVVDKTHTICRKCFKKLPQPAGNTTNMQMHILRHHPDISLACAQKTTQQQQSTLPSLFQAKFPANSDRAQKITDAIGIFMSLDMRPFSVVENEGFKYLLSVLEPRYALPSRAHFSQNVLPKLLEKTKAKVEEGLSTAVSIAITTDGWTSRATDSYMTITAHYITADWQIANPVLQTRAVYESHTSDHLSEILKEAVIDWKISRTNVPVPVTTDNARNIANAVEAAGFSPHIRCFAHTVNLAAQRGMGVHHMSRLLGRVRKVVTFFHRSTTAAAVLKEKQVMLQLPLHKLVQDVATRWNSSHDMLERYLEQQAAVFSALTDKSVKKNIKDIITLSDDDVKLAEDVVQVLKPLKTVTTLMSTEQMPTISMIVPLKHRILASMKHSVSDSTVVKDIKTAIAHDFEDRYPDSDRALIQFLHMSTALDPRFKSLPFLDETTHDTIFKSLTERILEDCSQTVQAQTSTEEQSEIASSCSNCPPPAKRAPMMAELFGDFFSMEQAASSSKPLSAVVDEEVRHYRAVQSLSLESNPLMWWKDNQNQFPHLAKLAKMYLGIPATSVPSERVFSTAGDIVTAQRASLSPDNVDMMVFLKKNFQLP